In Sparus aurata chromosome 3, fSpaAur1.1, whole genome shotgun sequence, the following are encoded in one genomic region:
- the LOC115579566 gene encoding regulation of nuclear pre-mRNA domain-containing protein 1A: MSAFSEAALEKKLSELSNSQQSVQTLSLWLIHHRKHSKTIVNVWFNELKKAQVSRKLTFLYLANDVIQNSKKKGPEFTQDFAPIIVDAFKHVYRDGEEGCKKQLGRVLSIWQERAVYENNLLDQLSQVLDGEKKSKKRTYEEIQPDDEDFATQSSPAEPPQTAELIRALQELENAASGDSVLRQRISSLPAEVQDTSLLHRITDKESGERLSRLVEEACMLLADYSGRLAAEIDDRRQLTRTLTVFLQSQKDGLTQNEQKLEEYKRKLARVTQVRKELRSRLNNLPGGLYKSSN; the protein is encoded by the exons ATGTCAGCTTTCTCTGAGGCGGCTTTAGAAAAGAAACTATCCGAGCTTAGCAACTCTCAGCAAAGTGTGCAGACGTTGTCGTTGTGGCTCATTCATCATAGAAAACACTCGAAGACCATTGTTAATGTTTGGTTCAACGAACTGAAAAAAG CTCAGGTGTCACGCAAGCTGACCTTCCTTTATTTGGCCAACGACGTCATTCAGAACAGCAAGAAGAAAGGACCAGAGTTCACCCAGGACTTTGCGCCGATCATCGTTGATGCATTCAAACATGTATACAG aGATGGGGAGGAGGGCTGTAAGAAACAGTTGGGTCGGGTTTTGTCCATCTGGCAGGAGAGAGCTGTGTACGAAAACAACCTGCTGGATCAGCTCTCACAGGTCCTAG ATGGAGAAAAGAAGAGTAAGAAGAGGACATACGAGGAGATCCAACCAGATGATGAGGACTTTGCCACCCAGAGTTCCCCAGCTGAGCCTCCACAG acAGCAGAGTTAATCCGAGCTCTTCAGGAGCTGGAAAATGCAGCCTCTGGCGACTCAGTGCTGCGTCAGCGAATCTCCTCCCTTCCTGCTGAGGTGCAGGACACGTCACTGCTTCACAGGATCACAG ATAAGGAGTCAGGGGAGCGGCTCTCCCGGCTGGTGGAAGAGGCCTGCATGCTGCTAGCAGACTACAGTGGCCGCTTGGCGGCAGAGATTGACGATAGGAGGCAGCTCACACGCACACTAACGGTCTTCCTGCAAAGTCAGAAGGATGGCCTGACCCAGAACGAGCAGAAACTTGAA GAATACAAACGCAAACTGGCGAGGGTGACCCAGGTGCGGAAGGAGTTGCGTTCACGCCTGAACAATCTACCAGGAGGACTCTACAAGTCTTCAAACTGA